In Trifolium pratense cultivar HEN17-A07 linkage group LG7, ARS_RC_1.1, whole genome shotgun sequence, a genomic segment contains:
- the LOC123893540 gene encoding uncharacterized protein LOC123893540 isoform X2 encodes MRNCGGFLKIKFISLDFNAPTTTAVEPYFCIDYGDGRSFKTPVATMERPEVFKWSQMEDTLDFDIPRGADEVHLFLVDRLTDTRWGLYNMAVSELNRSPLPEVQLEVISDPITGSLHPLTRGDLFLGAKLTFAYDFFPTVYTTCRKFGLDSNFLALALTPEATDPNDSFYLKFDGWPYGNLTRNGIGPFSSLEDVTGQGYIWSHWAPGPGVPAELGVFNESTKNYITIDVYRAADDTVSATGV; translated from the exons ATGAGGAACTGCGGTGGATTTCTGAAGATCAAGTTTATTTCGCTGGATTTCAATGCTCCAACAA CAACTGCAGTTGAACCCTATTTTTGCATCGATTATGGTGATGGAAGGTCTTTCAAAACTCCTGTTGCAACTATGGAAAGACCTGAAGTGTTTAAGTGGTCACAAATGGAAGATACTCTTGATTTCGACATTCCACGTGGAGCGGACGAAGTTCATTTGTTTCTTGTGGACAGGCTTACCGATACTCGCTGGGGATTGTACAATATGGCAGTATCTGAGTTGAATCGCTCTCCACTACCAGAGGTTCAATTGGAGGTTATCTCTGATCCGATAACCGGATCATTGCATCCATTAACACGCGGAGATCTCTTTCTCGGAGCAAAGTTAACATTTGCATATGATTTTTTTCCCACG GTATATACTACTTGTAGGAAGTTCGGTCTCGATTCAAACTTCTTGGCCTTGGCCTTGACTCCAGAAGCTACCGATCCTAATGATTCTTTTTATCTTAAATTTGATGGCTGGCCATATGGAAACCTTACCAGGAATGGCATTGGGCCATTCAGCTCTCTAGAAGATGTTACTGGCCAAGGCTATATTTGGTCTCATTGGGCACCTGGACCTGGTGTACCTGCGGAGCTTGGAGTGTTTAATGAATCAACCAAGAATTACATTACAATTGATGTCTACCGTGCTGCAGATGACACAGTATCAGCAACCGGAGTGTGA
- the LOC123893543 gene encoding protein MAIN-LIKE 2-like — protein sequence MSRDEAADMVNSFLGVDRNVVMGHFAKMNGLHLKHSDVEDIYSVNHGLADKAVAEGKSAHEIKLYRDRSIRAFLLFLVCCTIFSNKSSYYVDVVYLQYFQDLSAVREWNWGAAALVHLQHYLDDACLVTVNQMAGYMSLLQGWIISHFPGLSVWAQDPIYSEGMPRNAKFVPGAGHREPSSYRNSLDNIQTYDCVFSPYDDHRHVRPLINSC from the exons ATGTCAAGGGATGAAGCGGCTGACATGGTTAATTCATTTCTAGGAGTTGATCGGAATGTTGTTATGGGTCATTTTGCCAAAATGAACGGGCTCCATCTGAAGCATTCTGACGTGGAGGATATCTATAGTGTTAACCACGGATTAGCTGATAAAGCTGTTGCTGAAGGTAAGTCGGCGCATGAGATTAAGCTGTATAGGGACAGGTCCATACGGGCTTTCTTGCTATTTTTGGTCTGTTGTACCATATTTAGCAACAAAAGCAGTTACTACGTGGACGTAGTATACCTGCAGTATTTTCAGGATTTGTCGGCTGTCCGTGAATGGAATTGGGGTGCTGCTGCTCTGGTTCATTTGCAACATTATCTGGATGATGCGTGTTTGGTGACAGTGAATCAGATGGCTGGGTACATGTCTTTGCTTCAG GGCTggataatttctcattttccgGGACTTAGCGTGTGGGCGCAGGATCCTATCTATTCTGAGGGCATGCCTCGAAATGCAAAGTTTGTTCCCGGAGCTGGACATAGGGAACCAAGTAGCTATAGAAACAGTTTGGATAATATTCAGACGTACGACTGCGTATTCAGTCCATATGATGATCACCGACACGTCCGCCCTTTGATAAATTCATGCTGA
- the LOC123893537 gene encoding protein MAIN-LIKE 1-like — MTDDKVGRTRRGGASKAHSSARRQAAVNVDKIPSRAKGKAVSTTMDEPRPEDAESQDENEDVEENISEEGEEEGEEGEEGVDDEAEEADEEADEEGDDDGEEEVDEEAEEEMEEEEEAEQPPPEPKKPRKKVTRVTQGRNPPRVKPPPVTCYDGGPSDLSLLPGFGKHVAVPLWKGELQSRYLRVMNNGKKINNFKICPKEYSWFWNVVNASGLETLRRTNYNHTDWGLLTAFAERWHPETGTFHLPIGEMTITLDDVSSLLHIPITGKMLDHNGTSCTKEDGEEMCVEYLNFPISKCKKEFQKMKGAHIGFKALKDLYLDNLKDALKAERLKKPAEDVEFLRECTIRCYLLYLIGATIFTNKSMQYVDVIFLTYLRDLSLVNTWNWGASGLAYLYNYLDAASRPRCGNHGGYNCLFQAWIMAHFKTFGGRFVDERYTHDNPYAARFLPLKGPKFPGQHRSALDTMRMDEVVFCPYEEHRQTRPFQDISWYTGWIMCGSAIINPHLPERVLRQFGHVQSIPRHPDVSAKAGMNRFTIADAFASYLTANYVTEEMRGPKVVRAFDTVPGYIPWLYRVSHPKILPPVEADPPTHASLEEDNVSGECDVSEVTKKVRADLRKALDGQLNLADALVVIEKAYTDLEPVDAYLVRRKRKRDSGEGTKKRKKKKKTTTEDAGTSSL, encoded by the exons ATGACGGACGACAAAGTTGGCCGAACAAGACGTGGCGGTGCAAGCAAAGCACATAGCTCTGCACGTAGACAGGCTGCGGTCAATGTAGATAAAATTCCAAGTCGAGCTAAAGGGAAAGCAGTTTCAACCACGATGGATGAGCCTCGACCGGAGGATGCAGAATCGCAAGACGAGAATGAAGACGTGGAAGAAAATATTTCTGAAGAAGGGGAAGAGGAAGGGGAGGAAGGGGAGGAAGGAGTGGATGACGAAGCGGAGGAAGCGGATGAGGAAGCGGATGAAGAGGGGGATGATGATGGGGAAGAAGAAGTTGATGAGGAAGCGGAAGAGGAAATGGAGGAGGAAGAGGAGGCTGAACAACCACCACCAGAACCTAAAAAACCACGGAAAAAGGTTACGCGAGTAACACAAGGAAGGAACCCACCACGAGTAAAACCACCACCAGTTACATGTTATGATGGTGGTCCGTCTGACTTGTCTTTGTTGCCGGGATTTGGAAAACATGTTGCTGTACCGTTGTGGAAAGGAGAG CTCCAATCCCGGTATTTGAGGGTAATGAACAACgggaaaaaaatcaacaatttcaAGATATGTCCGAAAGAGTACTCGTGGTTTTGGAATGTCGTTAATGCGTCCGGACTCGAAACTCTGCGGCGGACAAATTACAATCACACCGATTGGGGTCTGTTGACGGCATTTGCAGAGCGATGGCATCCTGAGACCGGAACTTTCCATCTTCCTATTGGTGAGATGACTATAACCTTGGACGACGTGTCCTCATTGCTTCATATTCCGATTACCGGAAAAATGCTCGACCACAACGGAACGTCATGTACAAAGGAAGATGGTGAAGAGATGTGCGTAGAGTATCTGAACTTCCCTATTAGTAAGTGCAAGAAAGAGTTTCAAAAAATGAAAGGAGCACATATAGGGTTTAAGGCGTTGAAGGATTTGTATCTCGATAATTTGAAGGATGCCTTGAAAGCTGAAAGGTTAAAGAAGCCTGCTGAAGATGTGGAATTCCTCAGGGAATGCACCATTAGATGCTATTTGCTCTACTTGATCGGTGCAACCATTTTCACCAACAAAAGTATGCAGTACGTGGACGTCATTTTTCTTACCTACTTGCGAGACCTCAGTTTAGTTAACACGTGGAATTGGGGTGCTTCTGGGCTGGCATATCTGTACAACTACTTGGATGCTGCAAGCCGCCCGAGATGTGGAAATCATGGTGGTTATAACTGTCTATTTCAG GCCTGGATTATGGCGcatttcaaaacttttggtGGACGTTTTGTTGATGAGAGATACACCCACGACAATCCCTATGCGGCAAGATTTTTGCCTTTAAAAGGACCAAAATTTCCAGGGCAGCATAGGTCCGCATTGGATACAATGCGCATGGATGAAGTGGTGTTTTGCCCATATGAGGAGCACCGGCAAACCAGACCCTTTCAAGATATCAGTTGGTACACTGGTTGGATTATGTGTGGAAGTGCTATTATCAATCCACACTTGCCAGAACGTGTCCTCCGACAATTTGGACATGTCCAGTCTATCCCTAGGCACCCTGATGTATCTGCAAAGGCTGGTATGAATCGGTTTACGATTGCTGATGCATTTGCTTCCTACCTGACTGCCAACTATGTGACAGAGGAGATGCGAGGACCAAAAGTTGTGCGTGCATTTGATACCGTACCCGGATACATTCCATGGTTATACCGTGTTTCTCATCCGAAGATATTGCCACCGGTTGAAGCGGATCCACCAACacatgctagccttgaggaggACAACGTGAGTGGTGAATGCGACGTGTCTGAAGTGACTAAGAAGGTTCGAGCGGATTTGAGGAAAGCGCTCGATGGTCAACTCAATTTGGCCGATGCTTTGGTGGTTATTGAAAAAGCCTACACTGATTTGGAGCCTGTAGATGCATATTTGGTGCGACGGAAGAGGAAAAGAGACTCGGGTGAAGGAacaaagaagaggaagaagaagaagaagacaacaACGGAAGATGCCGGAACAAGCAgcttgtag
- the LOC123893534 gene encoding PKS-NRPS hybrid synthetase cheA-like has protein sequence MDSTRTKAQNSVTEGEINEVVEVRRPVVLGLFATGIVPAGQPRSPPNVPQPIEIDTSSHFATDREENDRDELIKWARSVSQSLRFAIIVRRSDSGEKRKAQLVLECERSGKYVPAKKKLKSDTSGTRKCECPFRLRGYYNKATKLWRLTVVNGMHNHELDKGLEGHLVAGRLKPQEKEFMDEMTRNAVAPKNILSTLKERDPENKTSAKQVYNARHRYRVKMRASMTEMQHLCKKLDDNKYYYKYRTVVENGVEHLQDIFFAHPRSITLFNSFHTVLMMDSTYKTSKYKMPLFEIVGFTSTEKTFNVAFAWLSNEKEDNFIWALQQLRCLLRRETNLPKVILTDRDLALMNAIPAVFPEAAALVCRFHVKKNVRTKAVELVKVRDGEKVKAADMRERVCLAFEDVLDSSTEAEYTENVMAFRKLCERWPKFVRYVEETILDTDKEKLVSAWVDKHMHMGNHTTNRAESAHGVLKSYLTDGLGDLVKGWESIHRMLGNQFTQVQTEFGQNMSVYGHTYRKKTLYSTLMFKISRRAMRYIHTESKRVEFTGMDSMKCGCLMRTNYGLPCACLIAKKLHHNRPIRLDEVYKHWKIICFQDEEVGGDVEDDYACTAEWQAIQERLRTADVSMKNEIRDQLRKIAYPTTTDVEPPNTNVKSKGAKKKKVVRGTRSTSRDKSRWEHVEEYFTETQASQSSKPSPSIPSHSRPSSSQPTASNPMPTVSEAPLTVSNPLPLTSSSQIFGINHMPKFMHPFIEDIINVDGDGYCGYRAVALAQRGNEDDFELIRCNMSRELRLNKDMYVAIFGCEERYQYICDALLPPPRTRQRTSIRNSVAPMDKWFTLPDMGHIVATILDRVVVQLSILQNGPCETFFPLRSIPSPNPSSRVICLGALPDHYVLVKLKLGCPIPKSNKSWKQYCAKQSLGWEDSFIAAQHRFEEMMSTENVVPIQIVGAGSRETPLVID, from the exons atggattcaacaCGCACCAAAGCACAAAACTCAG TTACGGAAGGCGAAATTAACGAAGTTGTCGAAGTTAGGCGACCTGTTGTGCTTGGCCTTTTTGCAACGGGCATTGTTCCAGCTGGTCAACCAAGAAGTCCTCCTAATGTGCCGCAGCCGATAGAAATTGACACATCGTCTCATTTTGCGACTGATAGGGAAGAGAATGACAGAGATGAGTTGATCAAATGGGCTCGAAGCGTGTCGCAAAGTTTAAGGTTCGCAATTATAGTTAGGCGATCCGATTCGGGCGAGAAGAGAAAGGCTCAATTGGTGTTAGAGTGTGAACGTAGTGGGAAGTATGTTCCAGccaagaagaagttgaaatccGATACCTCCGGAACAAGAAAATGCGAATGTCCTTTCCGACTCCGTGGGTATTACAACAAGGCAACAAAACTATGGCGTTTGACTGTTGTCAACGGTATGCATAACCACGAGTTGGACAAAGGGCTTGAAGGGCATCTCGTGGCGGGGCGTTTGAAACCGCAAGAGAAGGAATTTATGGACGAGATGACAAGGAATGCGGTCGCTCCAAAAAACATATTGTCCACATTAAAGGAGAGAGATCCGGAAAACAAGACCTCTGCAAAGCAAGTGTACAACGCTCGTCATAGGTACAGAGTTAAAATGAGGGCGTCCATGACTGAGATGCAACACTTATGCAAGAAGCTTGATGATAACAAGTACTACTACAAGTATCGGACGGTTGTTGAAAATGGAGTAGAACATCTTCAAGATATATTCTTTGCACATCCGAGGTCCATAACTTTATTCAACTCTTTTCATACTGTGCTGATGATGGACTCCACATACAAAACCAGCAAGTACAAAATGCCGCTGTTTGAGATAGTCGGATTCACTTCGACCGAGAAGACATTCAACGTTGCTTTTGCCTGGCTCAGTAACGAAAAGGAAGACAACTTTATATGGGCTCTGCAACAACTACGTTGTTTGTTAAGGCGTGAGACAAATTTGCCGAAGGTTATCTTGACGGATCGAGATTTAGCTTTGATGAATGCTATTCCGGCTGTGTTTCCAGAAGCGGCGGCGTTGGTTTGTCGGTTCCATGTTAAGAAGAATGTGAGGACCAAGGCAGTCGAGCTGGTCAAGGTGAGGGATGGGGAAAAGGTCAAGGCGGCGGACATGAGGGAAAGAGTCTGTTTGGCGTTCGAGGATGTGTTAGATTCGTCTACTGAGGCCGAGTATACTGAAAATGTTATGGCTTTTAGGAAGTTATGTGAGAGGTGGCCAAAATTTGTTCGATACGTTGAAGAGACAATTTTGGACACCGACAAAGAGAAGCTCGTGAGTGCATGGGTGGACAAGCATATGCACATGGGCAACCATACGACAAATAGAGCCGAAAGCGCACACGGTGTTTTGAAAAGTTACTTGACCGACGGTCTCGGTGATTTGGTGAAGGGTTGGGAATCGATCCACAGAATGTTAGGCAATCAATTCACCCAAGTGCAAACTGAATTTGGCCAGAACATGTCTGTGTATGGACACACATACCGGAAGAAAACACTTTACTCGACTTTGATGTTTAAAATCTCTAGACGTGCAATGAGATACATCCACACTGAATCAAAAAGAGTCGAGTTTACTGGTATGGATAGCATGAAGTGTGGTTGTCTGATGAGGACTAACTACGGGCTGCCATGTGCGTGTTTGATTGCCAAGAAACTGCACCACAATAGGCCTATTAGACTCGATGAGGTTTACAAACATTGGAAGATAATTTGTTTCCAAGATGAAGAAGTTGGTGGTGACGTCGAGGACGATTATGCGTGCACGGCAGAGTGGCAAGCAATTCAG gaaCGATTGAGGACAGCTGATGTAAGCATGAAAAATGAGATCCGAGATCAACTCCGCAAGATTGCGTATCCTACAACCACCGATGTGGAGCCTCCGAACACAAATGTAAAATCAAAAGGggctaaaaagaaaaaggtggTCCGTGGAACAAGATCCACCAGCAGAGATAAGTCTCGATGGGAGCATGTTGAAGAATATTTCACGGAGACACAAGCGTCGCAATCGTCAAAGCCGTCTCCGTCAATTCCATCCCACTCAAGgccatcatcatcacaaccTACCGCATCAAACCCTATGCCTACGGTGTCTGAAGCTCCGCTCACTGTGTCCAACCCATTGCCACTAACCTCATCATCTCAAATTTTTGGAATTAACCACATGCCAAAATTCATGCATCCCTTCATTGAAGATATCATCAACGTGGACGGCGACGGCTATTGTGGTTACCGTGCCGTTGCATTGGCTCAGAGAGGCAACGAAGATGATTTTGAACTGATACGGTGCAACATGAGCAGGGAGTTGCGATTGAATAAGGATATGTATGTTGCTATATTTGGTTGCGAGGAGCGTTACCAATATATCTGTGATGCACTACTCCCACCCCCGAGGACGAGACAACGTACTAGTATTAGGAATAGTGTTGCACCGATGGATAAATGGTTCACGTTGCCGGATATGGGACATATCGTGGCCACCATATTGGATAGAGTAGTTGTTCAGCTCTCCATACTTCAAAACGGCCCTTGTGAAACTTTTTTCCCATTGCGTTCCATTCCGTCACCAAACCCGTCTTCAAGGGTTATTTGCCTTGGCGCGTTACCGGATCACTATGTTTTGGTAAAGCTTAAACTTGGGTGTCCGATACCCAAATCAAACAAGTCGTGGAAGCAATATTGTGCTAAACAAAGTTTGGGTTGGGAAGATTCATTCATAGCTGCGCAACATAGGTTCGAGGAGATGATGAGCACCGAGAACGTTGTCCCCATCCAAATAGTTGGTGCAGGCAGTAGAGAAACTCCATTGGTGATTGACTGA
- the LOC123899999 gene encoding putative FBD-associated F-box protein At3g50710 isoform X2, translating to MGLLLIPMSLSLSSSVVTTKMSRRQRLRKDRLTSLPDEILEHILSYLPTKDSVATSFLSKRWKSRSLWRSQLNLDFDDKTFQDSFSFRLFLHYFVTNGDNTQPIHSFQLNCSSHGNVIPTSILSIKTLSVLKLKSVTLNEDDPCCFDFPSLKVLHLESVTFTCYNNISILLSACPILEELETKDLNVEELESPAGADVLSLSNLVSADISGDIIRPHWLHNVHHLRIKMWFDCLDGMFHNLIHMELIFDCTYHSQRFKWGWLIKLLQNSPKLQTMIIEEYDDTIHNYADQEWKDPEFVPECFLSHLTTCSLRNYTSPNCRMQFAKYIMQNSRVLSTMTIQIAKSVKSSTKIQMCKELSLCPTNSATCKLLFI from the exons ATGGGCTTGTTATTGATCCCAATGAG tTTGAGTCTCTCCTCGTCAGTCGTCACCACCAAAATGTCACGGCGGCAACGTCTCCGGAAAGACAGACTCACTTCTTTGCCGGACGAAATTCTGGAACACATTCTCTCCTATCTTCCAACCAAAGACTCCGTCGCCACAAGCTTCCTCTCAAAAAGATGGAAATCACGATCACTCTGGCGCTCACAGCTCAACTTGGACTTTGACGACAAAACCTTTCAAGATTCTTTCTCCTTTCGCCTATTCTTGCACTACTTCGTCACCAACGGAGATAACACCCAACCAATCCACTCATTCCAACTTAATTGCAGCAGCCACGGCAACGTTATACCTACTAGCATTCTAAGTATCAAAACTTTGTCAGTCCTGAAATTGAAGAGTGTAACATTAAACGAGGATGATCCATGTTGCTTTGATTTTCCTTCTCTCAAAGTTCTTCACTTGGAATCTGTCACTTTCACATGTTACAACAATATCAGTATACTTCTATCTGCATGTCCCATTCTAGAGGAGTTGGAAACAAAGGATTTAAATGTAGAGGAACTTGAATCTCCTGCAGGTGCAGATGTTCTAAGCCTATCCAATTTGGTCAGTGCTGACATTTCCGGTGACATAATTCGGCCTCATTGGCTCCATAACGTCCACCATCTCCGCATAAAAATG TGGTTCGATTGTTTAGATGGCATGTTTCACAATTTAATCCATATGGAGCTTATATTCGACTGTACCTATCATTCACAAAGGTTCAAGTGGGGGTGGCTGATAAAACTTCTTCAAAATTCCCCCAAGCTACAAACTATGATCATTGAAGAGTATGATGATACAATTCACAATTACGCTGATCAAGAATGGAAGGACCCAGAATTCGTTCCAGAATGCTTCTTATCTCATCTTACAACATGCTCACTTAGAAATTACACAAGCCCAAATTGCAGGATGCAATTTGCAAAATATATAATGCAGAATTCAAGAGTACTAAGCACCATGACAATTCAGATTGCCAAATCCGTAAAGTCGAGTACAAAGATCCAAATGTGCAAGGAGTTATCTTTGTGTCCAACGAATTCGGCCACAtgcaaacttttatttatttga
- the LOC123899999 gene encoding putative FBD-associated F-box protein At3g50710 isoform X1: MGLLLIPMSLSLSSSVVTTKMSRRQRLRKDRLTSLPDEILEHILSYLPTKDSVATSFLSKRWKSRSLWRSQLNLDFDDKTFQDSFSFRLFLHYFVTNGDNTQPIHSFQLNCSSHGNVIPTSILSIKTLSVLKLKSVTLNEDDPCCFDFPSLKVLHLESVTFTCYNNISILLSACPILEELETKDLNVEELESPAGADVLSLSNLVSADISGDIIRPHWLHNVHHLRIKMQWFDCLDGMFHNLIHMELIFDCTYHSQRFKWGWLIKLLQNSPKLQTMIIEEYDDTIHNYADQEWKDPEFVPECFLSHLTTCSLRNYTSPNCRMQFAKYIMQNSRVLSTMTIQIAKSVKSSTKIQMCKELSLCPTNSATCKLLFI, encoded by the exons ATGGGCTTGTTATTGATCCCAATGAG tTTGAGTCTCTCCTCGTCAGTCGTCACCACCAAAATGTCACGGCGGCAACGTCTCCGGAAAGACAGACTCACTTCTTTGCCGGACGAAATTCTGGAACACATTCTCTCCTATCTTCCAACCAAAGACTCCGTCGCCACAAGCTTCCTCTCAAAAAGATGGAAATCACGATCACTCTGGCGCTCACAGCTCAACTTGGACTTTGACGACAAAACCTTTCAAGATTCTTTCTCCTTTCGCCTATTCTTGCACTACTTCGTCACCAACGGAGATAACACCCAACCAATCCACTCATTCCAACTTAATTGCAGCAGCCACGGCAACGTTATACCTACTAGCATTCTAAGTATCAAAACTTTGTCAGTCCTGAAATTGAAGAGTGTAACATTAAACGAGGATGATCCATGTTGCTTTGATTTTCCTTCTCTCAAAGTTCTTCACTTGGAATCTGTCACTTTCACATGTTACAACAATATCAGTATACTTCTATCTGCATGTCCCATTCTAGAGGAGTTGGAAACAAAGGATTTAAATGTAGAGGAACTTGAATCTCCTGCAGGTGCAGATGTTCTAAGCCTATCCAATTTGGTCAGTGCTGACATTTCCGGTGACATAATTCGGCCTCATTGGCTCCATAACGTCCACCATCTCCGCATAAAAATG CAGTGGTTCGATTGTTTAGATGGCATGTTTCACAATTTAATCCATATGGAGCTTATATTCGACTGTACCTATCATTCACAAAGGTTCAAGTGGGGGTGGCTGATAAAACTTCTTCAAAATTCCCCCAAGCTACAAACTATGATCATTGAAGAGTATGATGATACAATTCACAATTACGCTGATCAAGAATGGAAGGACCCAGAATTCGTTCCAGAATGCTTCTTATCTCATCTTACAACATGCTCACTTAGAAATTACACAAGCCCAAATTGCAGGATGCAATTTGCAAAATATATAATGCAGAATTCAAGAGTACTAAGCACCATGACAATTCAGATTGCCAAATCCGTAAAGTCGAGTACAAAGATCCAAATGTGCAAGGAGTTATCTTTGTGTCCAACGAATTCGGCCACAtgcaaacttttatttatttga
- the LOC123899998 gene encoding zinc finger MYM-type protein 1-like: MVDWVKSNDEKVRDAYDRGSNDCKMICGDIQKDFATSCAAEVMKVIMGELGDRQFSVLIDESRDISVKEQMAVMFRFVNDKGEVVERFLALQKVESTTSEALKNALYSILDRHTLSISRIRGQGYDGASNMRGEFNGLQRKILDENPYALYVHCYAHRLQLVVVSVTSSCSSIYDFFEYISLIVTTTTASCKRMDALKQAHHDEIVCQLATGEISSGRGLNQESTLPRPGDTRWGSHFMTLIRLDQMWAPALAVLSTVDELGRLPSQAAGLIEKMECFKFAFILKLMLKLLGITNELSKILQRKDLNIVLAMDLVDDVKARLATLRESGWDDLFDNVQKFCIAKGIPVLDMNQEIPVRGRSRLEGKTVTNLHHYRAEIFYVAIDKICVEMDHRFSERSNIVLSSFSCLDPKNSFSKFDVDKLARLADIYHEDFSNNDRGTIREQLETYIVHVRRHVSFSTCEDVQSLALKMVQTDKRFVFPLVYKLIELALILPVSTASVERAFSAMSIIKNKLRNKINDEWFNDLMICYTEREIFKSLDDIDIIRSFTAKKSRKGHLPPNFM, translated from the exons ATGGTAGATTGGGTAAAATCTAATGATGAAAAAGTGAGAGATGCTTATGACCGTGGTTCAAATGATTGCAAAATGATTTGCGGTGACATTCAAAAGGACTTTGCAACGTCTTGTGCAGCTGAAGTTATGAAGGTGATTATGGGAGAGCTTGGTGATAGACAATTCTCCGTGCTTATTGATGAGTCACGTGATATATCCGTCAAAGAGCAAATGGCGGTGATGTTTAG GTTTGTGAACGACAAAGGGGAAGTTGTGGAACGATTCCTTGCTCTACAAAAAGTCGAAAGTACTACATCCGAGGCACTAAAGAATGCTCTTTATTCCATTCTTGATCGTCACACGTTATCTATTTCAAGGATAAGAGGGCAAGGATATGACGGAGCTTCAAATATGAGAGGTGAATTTAATGGTTTGCAACGAAAGATTCTAGATGAAAATCCATATGCTTTATATGTTCATTGCTATGCTCACCGTTTGCAATTGGTGGTTGTTTCCGTTACTAGTAGTTGCTCATCTATTTATGATTTCTTTGAGTACATCTCCTTGATTGTAACCACAACAACTGCATCTTGCAAGAGAATGGATGCTTTGAAGCAAGCACACCACGACGAAATTGTGTGTCAACTTGCAACTGGTGAGATATCTAGCGGAAGGGGCTTAAACCAAGAATCTACTCTCCCTAGACCCGGAGATACTAGATGGGGTTCACATTTTATGACCTTGATTCGTTTGGATCAAATGTGGGCCCCCGCGTTAGCAGTGCTTAGTACGGTTGATGAACTTGGACGTTTACCATCTCAAGCGGCGGGTTTAATAGAAAAAATGGAGTGTTTTAAATTTGCGTTCATTTTGAAGTTAATGTTAAAGTTGCTTGGTATCACAAATGAGCTTTCAAAAATCTTGCAAAGAAAAGATCTTAATATTGTGCTTGCCATGGATTTAGTTGATGATGTCAAAGCTCGGTTGGCCACATTGAGAGAGAGTGGTTGGGATGATTTATTTGATAATGTCCAAAAATTTTGTATTGCTAAAGGTATTCCGGTGCTAGATATGAATCAAGAAATACCGGTTCGGGGTCGTTCAAGGTTAGAAGGAAAGACTGTCACTAATCTTCATCATTACCGTGCAGAGATTTTTTATGTTGCTATTGACAAAATATGTGTGGAGATGGATCACCGCTTTAGTGAACGAAGTAACATTGTGCTTAGTTCTTTCTCATGTCTTGACCCCAAGAATTCTTTCTCCAAGTTTGATGTTGATAAACTTGCTCGTCTTGCTGATATTTATCATGAAGACTTTTCTAATAATGACCGTGGAACAATAAGGGAGCAACTTGAGACATATATAGTTCATGTTAGAAGACATGTATCATTTTCTACTTGCGAAGATGTTCAAAGTTTGGCTTTGAAGATGGTTCAAACTGATAAACGTTTCGTATTTCCATTGGTCTACAAACTTATTGAGCTGGCTTTGATATTACCGGTGTCGACAGCATCCGTTGAAAGGGCTTTTTCAGCAATGTCGATTATTAAGAATAAATTGCGCAACAAGATCAATGATGAGTGGTTCAATGACTTGATGATATGTTATACCGAGCGGGAGATATTCAAGTCACTTGATGATATTGATATTATCCGATCCTTCACCGCAAAGAAGTCTCGGAAAGGGCATTTACCTCCTAATTTTATGTAG